A genome region from Hippopotamus amphibius kiboko isolate mHipAmp2 chromosome 1, mHipAmp2.hap2, whole genome shotgun sequence includes the following:
- the PEX10 gene encoding peroxisome biogenesis factor 10 isoform X9, with product MRAGRAGAHGSGARGLFLAGRGRGRALRGAGTRARQSGRPVRVLCRRAGPVPPLFSARPCERRLLPVPPYRQGEGDPGEVLQLACGHNQQAGERDLKLDRGSQLELLVTVLPCLPLWPSWALEPSPRWVLDGEVAAGAKKWLEWRREMELVSDVAYFGLTTLAGYQTLGEEYVCIVQVDPSQGRVPSRLRRGVLVVLHTVLPYLLDKALLHLEHELQADGDGTWPLRSSPAPGARGRSGARLWVRRCMAALTEQQQAWLLRAVAVLRQGLGCLQRLHVAWFYIHGAFYHLAKRFTGITYPE from the exons ATGCgcgccgggcgggcgggcgcccACGGCTCCGGGGCGCGAGGGCTCTTCCTCGCAGGGCGAGGCCGGGGGCGGGCTTTGCGCGGGGCGGGGACGCGAGCCCGTCAGAGCGGACGGCCCGTGCGTGTGCTGTGCCGGCGCGCAGGACCTGTGCCCCCTTTATTCTCGGCGCGCCCCTGCGAGCGGCGCCTGCTGCCCGTCCCTCCTTacaggcagggagagggggatCCCGGAGAGGTCTTGCAGCTCGCCTGCGGTCACAACCAGCAGGCTGGGGAGCGGGATCTGAAGCTGGACAGGGGGTCTCAGCTTGAGCTCCTGGTCACTGTACTACCCTGTCTGCCCTTGTGGccctcctgggctctagagccgtCGCCCAGGTGGGTCCTGGACGGAGAGGTGGCTGCAG GTGCAAAGAAGTGGCTggagtggaggagagagatggagcTGGTGTCCGACGTCGCCTACTTTGGCCTCACCACACTGGCAG GCTACCAGACCCTCGGGGAGGAGTACGTCTGCATCGTGCAGGTGGACCCGAGCCAGGGCCGCGTGCCCTCGAGGCTGCGCCGCGGGGTCCTGGTGGTGCTGCACACCGTCCTGCCCTACCTGCTGGACAAGGCCCTGCTGCACCTGGAGCACGAGCTGCAGGCCGATGGCGACGGCACCTGGCCCTTGCGGAGCAGTCCGGCCCCCGGTGCCCGCGGCCGGTCGGGGGCCAGGCTCTGGGTGCGCCGGTGCATGGCTGCCCTGACGGAGCAGCAACAGGCGTGGCTCCTGCGGGCCGTGGCGGTGCTCAGGCAGGGCCTCGGCTGCCTCCAGCGGCTCCACGTTGCCTGGTTCTACATCCACGGCGCCTTCTACCACCTGGCCAAGAGGTTTACAGGCATCACCTAC ccagagtga